Proteins co-encoded in one Ziziphus jujuba cultivar Dongzao chromosome 9, ASM3175591v1 genomic window:
- the LOC107426906 gene encoding uncharacterized protein At1g01500, translating into MENSYETSNGNGPTDNGHIVVRHSPNQPCIKVSLPWLDIKVFYVRISKCEIDDPTPVYLMLNHVPMDPDTLLEVNGVRTSINSDGEMSLLRRDRIDKKSEEATFVSTDRIRMTGSVKFQVFDKDVLVLSGVLGLCNGNGHNGETNHQVQGWSMSCESDLIAGTGIFRGKQLIGAEYGSPTIEVYIAGSFLGSPIILTKTLQLNPRKKHLRKGLLNSIPEYEATEDSEGALSTLAPRVSEYPHRKPENEDYDPYLGTAYLEREDGELSWFNAGVRVGVGIGLSVCLGIGIGVGLLVRTYQGTTRNFRRRLL; encoded by the exons ATGGAGAATTCTTATGAGACATCAAATGGAAATGGGCCAACCGATAATGGCCACATAGTTGTGAGGCACTCCCCTAACCAACCCTGCATCAAGGTATCACTACCTTGGCTTGATATTAAAGTTTTTTATGTTAGAATTAGCAAATGTGAGATCGATGACCCCACTCCTGTATACCTCATGCTAAATCATGTTCCGATGGATCCGGACACCCTTCTTGAAGTTAATGGAGTTAGAACTAGTATCAATTCAGATGGGGAAATGTCCCTTCTCCGAAGGGATCGAATAGATAAAAAATCTGAAGAAGCTACATTTGTAAGCACTGATAGGATAAGGATGACTGGAAGTGTTAAATTTCAGGTTTTCGATAAGGATGTGCTTGTGTTATCTGGGGTTTTAGGATTGTGTAATGGTAATGGTCACAATGGGGAAACAAATCATCAAGTGCAGGGATGGAGCATGAGCTGTGAATCAGATTTGATTGCAGGCACTGGCATCTTTAGAGGGAAGCAATTGATAGGTGCAGAATATGGTTCACCTACAATTGAGGTCTATATTGCAGGGTCATTCTTGGGCAGTCCAATTATTTTAACAAAGACACTGCAGCTTAATCCTAGGAAGAAGCATCTGAGGAAGGGGTTATTAAATTCAATTCCTGAGTATGAGGCAACAGAAGACTCAGAAGGTGCTCTTTCGACTCTAGCTCCTCGG GTATCAGAATACCCACATCGCAAGCCAGAAAATGAAGATTATGACCCATACTTAGGGACAGCGTACTTAGAACGTGAAGATGGAGAGCTTTCATGGTTCAATGCTGGTGTGAGGGTGGGTGTTGGAATTGGTCTTAGCGTATGTCttggaattggaattggagTGGGCTTGCTGGTTCGGACCTATCAAGGCACCACACGAAACTTTAGAAGGCGGCTATTATAG
- the LOC132805401 gene encoding protein ALP1-like — MEFIFVLPGWEGSASDSRVLRDALSRPNGLRVPTGYYYLVDADYTNGEGFLAPYRGTRYHLSEWRDGCAPINHEEYFNMKHASARNVIERCFGVLKKRWAILRSPSFYPIATQIKIITACCLIHNLIRREMITDPGEVEFDRSEDVAIS; from the exons atggaatttatatttgtattacctggtTGGGAAGGTTCCGCTTCAGATTCAAGAGTACTCCgtgatgcattaagtaggccaaatggGTTAAGAGTACCAACCG gttattattacttagtggatgctGATTATActaatggtgaaggatttcttgcaccatatagaggaacaagatatcacctttctgagtggagagatggttgtgcacccataaatcacgaagagtatttcaacatgaagcatgcatctgctaggaatgtcatagaaagatgctttggggttcttaaaaagcggtgggcaattttaagaagtccatctttCTATCCTATTGCAACACAAATCAAGATCATTACCGCATGTTGCCTTATACATAATcttattagaagagaaatgataACTGATCCTGGGGAAGTTGAGTTTGATAGGAGTGAAGATGTTGCCAttagctaa